In Acinetobacter wanghuae, the sequence ACAGAGGGGAATATTCATGGAAGTTGTTTGTCTTGATCTAGAAGGCGTTCTGGTTCCTGAAATTTGGATTAACTTTGCAAAGAAAACCGGTATTAAAGCGCTTGAAGCAACGACTCGTGATATTCCTGATTACGATGTACTGATGACTCAACGTTTAAATATTTTAAAAGAGCATGGTTTAGGCTTAAATGATATTCAAGACGTGATTGCTGAAATGGGTCCATTTGAAGGTGCACGCGAGTTTGTTGAATGGGTACGTACTCATTTTCAATTAATCATTTTATCGGACACGTTCTATGAGTTTGCACATCCTTTAATGAAGCAATTGGGTTGGCCAACGATTTTCTGTCATAAGTTAGAGACAGATGAAAAGGGCATGATTTCAGCGTATAAACTGCGTCAACCTGATCAAAAACGTAAAGCGGTGCAAGCTTTGCATGGTTTGAATTTCCGTGTCATTGCAGCAGGCGATTCATATAACGACACGACGATGCTCGGTGAAGCTGACGCAGGTTTCTTGTTTGATGCGCCTGAAAATGTGATTGCGGAGTTCCCGCAATTCCCACCAATTCACGGTTATGCAGCACTTAAAGAAGCCATTCGTAATGCTTCAGTGCGTGACATTCCGGCTTAATTTAATATTTAAGCGATAAAAAAAGGGCATCCGAAGATGCCCTTTTTTTCGTTTAACCCATTTTGACCCCATCAAAATGAATTAGAAACGGTAACCAATTTTCAAGCTATAGCCGATAGCATCGTTGTCTTCAAATTTAGCTGCAGTTTTTTCAGTACCAAAATAGCTTGCTACTTGAGAATCAGCATCACCTAGCCAGAAGTATTTCACACCTGCTTGAATAAATGATTGAGGAGTAGGTGAATATTGACCACCAATACCTGCGCTCCAGTAACCCTCAGTTGGACCAAGAGTTGAAACTGGATTACCTGCACCAGAGTCCCAACCTGCCATCACTGTACCAGCCCATTTATCATTAAATTTACGACCGATACCTACGTTTGCTGAGATTTGATCTTTTTCATATGCAATTAAATCAAAA encodes:
- the thrH gene encoding bifunctional phosphoserine phosphatase/homoserine phosphotransferase ThrH translates to MEVVCLDLEGVLVPEIWINFAKKTGIKALEATTRDIPDYDVLMTQRLNILKEHGLGLNDIQDVIAEMGPFEGAREFVEWVRTHFQLIILSDTFYEFAHPLMKQLGWPTIFCHKLETDEKGMISAYKLRQPDQKRKAVQALHGLNFRVIAAGDSYNDTTMLGEADAGFLFDAPENVIAEFPQFPPIHGYAALKEAIRNASVRDIPA